The Erinaceus europaeus chromosome 6, mEriEur2.1, whole genome shotgun sequence sequence ccggccctccctttttcctcctttctattttatttgataggacagagaaattgagaggagaggggagggagagtgggagagagaaaacgaacctgcagacttgcttcactgcttgtgaagccctgctggtggggagcaggacttgaatctgggctcTTGCCATGGTAATGGCTGCCTAAACTTTGAAAAGACATTGAAACCTCAAAAGGGCTGTTGAATATACATAGTAAATCTGTCCATATTTACCATCCTAGAAAGAAAAACGAttggagccctggcttcccacctgcagggagtgtcaCACCGCAAGTGGttgttggtcattacaccaggtcccctgcGTTGcttgtggtgaagcaagtctgcaggtgtctatctttctcttctcctctctcaatttctctctgtcctatccaacaacgagagatataacaataacaataacgactacaacaagggcaacaaaatgggaaaaatgtcctccaggaaaaaaaaaaaaagaacatgttgactggaactatacattgtaatcttacaacgtTGTAGCCCACTATTAATCATTAAAAAAGACATTGTAAAAGTTAGTATGAAGTTTGATTGAATCAGCTAGAATGCCTTAAAACACTTTTGACGGTGCCATAAACCACTGAAGAGATATTTTTACAAGTAAGAGTGATTATTAAACTTAAACACTTCTATCTCAAGATCACTGCTGTACTTGCTATCAAACTTATTACCATGGACTTTTACTGGGTTACAACGAGCTATTTCTTGTTCCCAAATTTAGTATGGGAGCATATGTTGCTTTTCTGACTGCACTCCGCCTGAAAGAAAAACATCAGGAAGAACCTATGCATCTCTTTGTGTCAAGTATAACACCTCCTCATGTGAGTCATTTTGCCTTCATTGGGGAGcgtggaggagaggaaggaaaggaattgGAGCTGAGGGGATCTTAGGTCCTTTTTTTTCTAGCTGGGGGATTTGGCTCCTGCAGGGGAACAATGGCAGGTATTCCTATTGGATGAGCTGAAAAAAGTCCTTAGTCTCATTTCAGTACCATCACCTCTCCTGTTCCCTGCAATGCACTTGAACGAGCCCctggtcagtgcctgcaccatcccAGCCAGAGTCGTTGAGCTAATGAGAATCAGAAGCATTGGTCTTCAAAGGAAGCCAGCTGGGAAGCTAAGCCTACTTTCAGCACAGTTATTGGCTTAGAGCCAGGCAAGACCTTCAAAATCTCCAGTGGGGACAGAGATGTCAACATGTCTGAACCACTGGAAGGTTGGGGGTGAGGGTGCAGTTGCTGCTCCCGGTCCTGTccacttctccctttcccttccaaaAGGAGCTTAACTGCAATTCAAAGTGCAGAGTGCCAGCAATGTGGCATTCAACACTGGGATGACTGGTAAACATTATTTTgaatatgaacccactgcttctggtagccttttttttttttttcttttcatttgataggacaaagagaaactaagaggggagggagagatggagagatagagatagagagacctgtagacctgcttcactgttcatgaaatgtccctgctgcaggtggggagcaggggctcgaacccaggtccatgtccaGATCTTTGTGCAGAGTACTGTGTGcgtaaccaggtacaccaatgcCTGGCCCTTCCTCTTTgctttctgggtttttttgttttgttttgttttgccctcagggttatctctgggacttggtgcctatactgccaatccactgctcctggaagcctttccccccccctcaattttatgggctaggacagagaaattgagagaagacagggagatagagagggagagagaaatataaatacctgtagacctgcttcactgcttgtgaagcaatgacccccctgcaggtgggttcaaaccaggatccttgcacaggtccttgtgcttagtactatgtgcatttaacctgatgcaccacttaTGGCCCCACCCCCTTTGCTATTTAAAAATATGCtcttagtggatttgtagtgctggcactgagccccagtgatagccctggtggcaaattttttagtattttatttatttatactatatatatatatatattctttaaaaaaatagagccagcaaaatagctcacttctgGTTTTAACATGTGTACAACCCAAGTTGGGGCCCAGtctccactgcactggggaagcttctgtgctgtagtGCTCTTCCCTCTGTGTTCTCCTTTCCATCTGAAAGAAAGTTGGTCGGAAGTGGTGAAGAAGaataaggagagggagaaggagaaaaaggaacaggAGAGCTTCTTTACGTGGTGCTGTAGTCTTGTGTATGAAATGATGCTTCTGCTAACTAGTAACCCTGAGCCAACTTTTCCCTTATTTTAGAGAGAACaagggatagatagatgatagatagacagataaattgattgatactagagcaccactccaccatccacggGGCTTCCCTGGTGCTGCCCATAGTGCTCCTGTAtgttgccagggttcaaacccaggacctcatggacATCAAAGCATATGCTCCACTGGGTGAGTTAGTTTCTGGCTCCAGAAGATCACTTTTGAGCCTTGACTATGACTTCCCATAGGGAGTGTCCATTTCTGTGTAAGTGCATTCTGTGTTGTTCATGTTTCCAGTCCAAGACCCGGATTTTCATTAATGAAGGCttgtcagaagaagaaatcattTACCACCTTACCCAACTTGGAGGCACTCCCAAGGATATTATTGGTGATAAGGACTTTCTCAAACACAGTTTCCCTAAACTGAAAGCAGATATATACATTATCAATAAATTCATGTAaatcatgtgtttatttttttgttttttttaaatatttattttatttatttattcccttttgttgcccttgttgttttttattgttgtagttattattattgttgttgtcgttgttggataggacagagagaaatggagagaggaggggaagacagagaggaggagagaaagatagacacctgcagacctgcttcaccgcctgtgaagcgactcccctgcaggtggggagccggggttcgaaccgccacctgcgcttaacccactgcgctacagcccgactcccgtgtttatttttttaaatgattctctAGAGAAAAATATCCATTGGCAGTTCTCTGAGGATATAGGAAATTATTCAGGAAAGACAAAACACTCTAAGAGTTTGAGTATATATCTTTGAGGGCCACCTGAGATATTATTAACTTAAAGAGGAGCTTGGggtggtgggcagtggcacagctggttaagtgcacatggtgccaaatacaaggaccagtgtaaggatgggttggagcccccagctccccacttgcaggggagtcgcttcacaagcaggtgtctgtctttctctcatcctgtctatcttcccctcctctctccatttctctctgtcctatccaataacaacaacaagggcaacaaaaacgggtaaaatgaccttcaggagcagtggattgtgtgtgtgtgtgtgtgtgtgtgtgtgtgtgtgtgtgtacttacatGCCTATAGTTCAAACTGcatgctttttaaaatgtatttatttgttgggtagagactgagagaaattgcgagggaaggggaatatgtatgtgggtgggggtgggggagagagagacctgtggcactgcttcaccatttgtgaggcttcattcctgtaggtggggactagggacttgaagcagggtccttgcgcactgtaacatgtgcactcaactaggtgcaccaccacctggcccctgcatatttgttgttgttttaatttaataTGGTGGAAAATTCTGCcattgacttttcttttctttctttctttctttctttctttctttctttctttcttattttttgcagagccagggcctcatgaatgtataatttcactgttcctggtagacttttttatttttttattcaagcAGGCACAGAAACAGTAAGAGATActccacagcaccagagtttcccctGGTGCTTTGGAACTTGCATGTGGTGcctggactcaaacttgggctgTCTGCATGGCAAGGCTTGTGCTCTATAGCATCAGAGCCACAAGCACAAGCTGGGTTCCATGAGCACCTGTCACTCAGATGGCAGCCCTCCCTCTTCTGCCCACCTCTGCACTCTCCCAACACCCTCATCAGCTTCCCAGTTGCCCCACACTCAGGAAAACCTCTCCATTTCCATCCTAACCATTTTCACCctgagagtatttttttttcctctcttctgggtCTTTGCGAATGCACAATCCCATTGTTCCCAGTggaaattcaatttttttttctcctttccattATAAATTTCAGATAaagggccagaaaaatagttTGAGTCATGTGTTACTTTGCCACATGAGTGTCCCAGACTCAGTAGTGTCCCCCTATTGCTGATGGAAGTTTAGGTGCTACCGCCTCTTTTTACTCTtcatctgtgtctctctttctacctgaagaagtagtccaggagtggtgaaggccCAGCAgtgacaacataaataaataataaattaatttatgtatttataggaaaagagagagagagagagagagagagagagagagagcactcatggagctttctctggtgctgtgtatgatgctcccatgtggtgtcaggggcttgaatctggttcctcaTGCATGGTTAAATGTGGACTCTTCCAGGTAAACTGTAacatcgcctgactcccaagtggtattctcacaggtgtaagctGTCTGGGAATAGCTCAAGTCCGAATAAAGAAAAACTGGTCTGACACACAtagcacccaccaccaccaccccccccaaaagaatCAGAAAAGCAATCCAAATCACTGAGGACACGCAACAACAAAACATCAGCAAGCGCTGGCTTTTACCATTAATGCCTCTCAAAGTGGCTCAACACACTGCTTGTGGACTCCACAAGCTGGAGCCACATCCCCtgctcttcacaagctgtgaaattcGGACCAAGTTTCTCTAAGACTTTGCTCCTCACCTGTCAGATGTAGGAATAAAGAGAGCTCCTCCTCTGGGAATTGACCGCCTCCCAGAGGATCAAGCAAGGTCCCCCTTGGCACAGAAAccgtaatcttttttttttttttttgtaagcaaaGTACAAGAGACAGTTCATCCCCCCAAACTCTAGCTGAGCATTTGTTAGAGTCACATTTgttaagctgagctccagaagtTGGCAGGCAAGCCGCCTTCTTTCAACCACAGACCGCAAGAGTAGTCGAGTAGGAAAAGTTGCTGACTCACGGTTGGGTTGAGGGTCGGAGGGCCAAGACTCCACGGGGCCACACTGGCGAGGCAGCACAGCAGGACCTGGACACACGCCTCTAGCAGGGTCTGCAGAGGCAGTGATTTGGTAATACTGGGTTAAGTCCAGCTTGGTTTGTTGTAACCAAAACAAATGGAACTTTTGTCGAGGTGCTCAGCTGGGAGGAGCGAGAGACCACAGACCTGCAGGGGATGTGAGGTGTCCACCGGGAACTCCCCTTCCCCGCAGAGCCCGCAGTATGTGCTCCCTGGAGGAGCTGGTTGCAGTCTGTGTCGTAGAGGAGAGACTGATGGATTCGAGCTGGCAACATAATTTAACTTAACTCTCAACAGTTCTTAAAGAAGCCTCCCCAAACTCTAATAGGGAAGTCACTCGCTCAGGACCAAACCCTCTTGGAGGATATATATCCTTCTTAAACATTCTCATCCTCTCCCTGGCAAACCACATTGCTCTAGTTCTCCAGAGCTATGGTTTTCTTTCctccaaattaaaatatatatatatgtatttcccaAAACCTCCTCTCTGGCTGCTTCTCTTCCCTTCGGCTCCGGACCTCTCCTCACTGCTCTGGGTTCAGCCCTCTGTGGCTCTCAGCTTTTTCCAATAGAAACGCAATCAGGTCCAACAAGACCAGCTACCAACACGATGGTAAATCTGTAACAGCTGGGGACTTtgattctccccttccttccagcCTGGGCTTTGACTCCCCTATTCCCTCCTCTGCTCCTACAACCCTGCTTACACCCACGCCAGGTTGCCCCACATAGGTGACCGTTTTCAAATCTTCTCTCTTTGAATCCTTGCTTTTCTTTGCATTTCAAGTGGGATCACTTCTCTTGAAGATCATTAGTTAAGGTCACTGATTCACTGCTCTGCTATGGTGAATCTACAGATGAACCTGGTCGAGAAATTCCTCACCTTAGTTGCAGTTTGTTTCTACAACTtccactttctccccgccccaaaCCATCCCCTCACCTCATTAGTAACTTCTCCATTCATTCCTGCCTGCAGCGATACCCTTCACAGATAGCTCAGCCAACCAGAATTGCTTTAAGCCAGGTCTGATAGTTCCAACATCTGAGTCTTTGATTGCCTTGTGGGTTATTTTTCGCTTTCTTATGTACTTGATAATTTTGGGTTTTGCTCTGGGGCCTTGCACACatgcaattccactgctccttgtagacttttcctctttacttttttttttttttttgcttccagggttaatgctgaaactctgcctgcactacgaatctactgctcctgtatgctattttttccttttgttgcccttgttgtttatttttattattgccgttattgttgttggataggacagagagaaatccagagaggagggaaagactgtgtgtgtgtgggggggggtcgctggaggctcgagccaggatcctcacgcaggtccttatgctctggccatgtgcacttaatccgctgcgcactgcccagcctccttcctttcttttaaattcaAATAGATATAGAGTggaagggaatcgggcggtagtgcagcgggttaagcgcagggacctgcggcgtgaggatccgggtttgagccgcccactcccccccttcccacctgcaggggagtcgcttcacaggcggtgaagcaggtctgcaggtgtctgtctttctctccccctctgtcttcccctcctctctacatttctctctgtcctatccaacaacaacgacatcaataacaacaagtgaagcgactcccctacaggtggggagctgggggctcgaaccgggatcttgccgttggtccttgtgctttgtgccacatgcacttaacctgctgtgctaccacccgactcctgtaaACAGGTTTTATACCAGAATTTGAGCATATGGTCAGGTTCTTAATGTGGCCAGTTGGGCCAGTCTAGAGAGGGGTAGAGCTGCATCTGGCTTTGCTGTTACAATGGTTGCATCCATTACTTATGGATGCCTGAGGCATTTGTTAAGTAAGAGAGAAAGGTCTGGTCAGGAGCAGGGTCTAATGCTAGTCTCAGTCTTCAGTTTCTTCTTAGCATCCTGCCTCGctccctacctttctcatgaaccCGTGAAAAACCATGGAAAAGAGCCTGTAGACCAGCATGAATTTTATctgaaaacattaaataaaaaaatatctaggGGACTCAGCTGTGACAcctctggtagagcatacacataacagtacataaggacctagggtcaagcccccggcccctacctgtaggaaagaagcttcactagtcactgtgaagcagtgctgcaagttctctttctctctctctctccctatttctccctacctctcaatttctatctctatccaaaatgaattaaaaataatgtattaatgatttatttattgggccagggagatagtgtaatggtgctccacctcctgggccagaAAGGAAAGTCAGTATCTGTACAGACTGCATTAGGTTTGCTACTAGAAGTTGCAGCCACTCAGGTGATCTTAGTgtaaaagattattttcattttaagctCACTTATTTTCTTTGTGAACGACCTATGTGTGGAGTCacagtctttgtctttctcagcctgacttatttcacttaccgtCATATAGTACAGGTCCACCCGAGTGGTTGCAGATGGCAGGAGTAGTCTTCTGTTATGTATAAAGGCCACAGCTTCTTCATTCAATTAACTGGCACTCTGGTTGTTCCCAGTTCGCAGCTATTACAAGTTATTATTACAAATAATAATGCTTGAAGATATATGTGCATATCTTCAAATTAGTGCTTTTTACTTCTTTGGGTAAATATGCAGTAGTGAAATAACTAGATCATGTGAGATTTCtcctttcagcttttttttttttcctttttctctttgtcatGGCCAGTGCTTGACAGCTCTGGCCCTATTTCAGACAGAACGAGAGtgagaggggttgggtggtaatgcactgggttaagcacacatagcgcaaagtgcaaagaccagtgtaagaatcctggttcgagcccccagctccccacctacaggggagtcgcctcaggcggtgaagcaggtctgcaggtgtctgtctttctctccccatctctgtcttcccctcctctctccatttctctctgtcctatccaacaacgaggacaatagtaacaacaacaatgataaacaagggcaaccaacaaaagggaaaaaaatagcctccagaagcagtgtaggcatccaaccccagcaataaccctggaggcaaaaaaaaaaaaaaaaaaaaaaaacaggaagaaagaaagagagagaccccagagcaccaaagcttccccatcgacacagtactcccatgtggtgccaggagcttgagcctggctTGTATGTATGAACAAGcaagcaccctcccaggtgagttttttttttttttttagtagtctcCATACCATTTTCCATGGAGTCTAAACTGTGTATTTCCAGCAGCAGTCAGTGGGctagggtttttaaaaatatttatttatttatttattcccttttgttgcccttgttttttttattgtagttattattgttgttggataggacagagagaaatggagaaaagaggggaagacagagaaggggagagaaagatagacacctgcagacctgcttcaccgcctgtgaagtgactcccctgaaggtggggagccaggggcttaaacccgggtccttagctggtccttgcgctttgtgccacgtgcgtttaacctgctgcactaccgcccgactccctggttttgtttttcgttttgttttgttttgtttttactattttcttctttcttttgtgcTTCACTCATGTGAGACAGTCTACAGGCCCCTTTCCTGAGAGAGGCTGCCTCCCTGGAACTCAGTGTCAGGTTTGCCTTGTAGAATCAGTCCTCTGATGAATGCTGGGGGGACTTGTGATCTTGTAGTGCTGAGAGTGCTGCTCTGAGTACAGGTGTCTGGTCTGTTGTAAGGACACCTGACCTGTCCCTATCTACCCAAAGGGGCCAAAGCCAAGTTCTATCAAGACAGAGCAGCCCGAAGTGCTTGGCATGGCTTCCTGTCACTCCGGAGGCCCACAGTGCTCTGAGAGATCCAGACCTGGCCTTCACCTCTTCTGCTTTATCTTGTCCCAATTTCCCTTCATCCTCTAGACATTAGCTGTTTTTGTGCTCTTTCTGTTCCATCTGCCCCTGCTGCCTCTGTCCCTTGGCCAGGCTTTCTCTCTTAGACCTCAGAGCAAACTCTACTCCCCCAGGGACACTTCGCTCGCCCATTCCACCCCTACAGGTTCACAGACAGCTCTGAACTTGATAGCATGTACACATCTTTCCAGATGCCTGATTATTTCATGAATGTCTGTCGCCTCAGTCAGTCTCTAAGGCAGGAGGAAAGGAACTGTTTGTTTATCCTTGACTCCCTCGTGGCTAACATAGTTCCCTGCACCAGGCTTAGATGCCTGTAGTCACTGATTCAGCTAGAGCCTAGATGAATCAGCTAGATGGTCCTGTTTGTAAGACATTGCTTTGTCTCCTTGTTACCTCCCTACCTGTGGAACCATAGGGAGCAGGGATAGAGGAAATCTCTTCTGGAGGGATGGCAGAAGCACCCACTGTGGCCAGCCTCAGCTTGTACTGGACCAGTCCCTACTGCCCCCTGTATGGTTCTAGAAGTCTAGAGGATCTTAGAAAATGGCCTGGACTACAGTGATTCTTaacttttggagaaaaaaaatctgcatttCAGGGAAGAGAAAGTGAGGACTTTCTTTCCTGGTGTTTCATTTTAAGTTATTGACAtgtgtggcctaggaggtggtgcaatggagaaagcactggactctcaagcatgatgtcctgggATGTCGATTATAAAAGACTTGTAAGCAGCTCTTTTATTTTCACAGCTTTGAGAAACCTTCTGAGCCTGTCCTTTCATGTGACCTGACATGTTTTTTTGGATCGGAAGATAAAGTACAGAATTTGGAAGGTGAGATTGTTTTGAAAGTCTGGGGGTCATATAATTGAAATTTTGTTTGATGGTTGCTGACTCACTAGCAGTCACTGCAATAAGCAAAAAGTTGGACTGAATTGTACTTAGCACAGACACataaagtaaaagagaagacAGGTAGTACCAAAACTGTGTGCAAACCAtcttagaggaaagaaaaatgcaGGACAGAGAATGTGAAACCTTGGAAGTAATGATACCAttggtgtcagatttgagaaaCATGATATCTAAAATTAAATCTTTTGCTACTGATAGTGGTGCCAtttgttttaaatgtaattttgttCATTTTCAGCCTGGAAAGATCTAACCAGTGGAAGTTTTGATATTTGCAAGCTTCCAGGAAATCACTTTTATCTCCTAGAGCCCAGCAATGAAACCTTCATCAAGAACTATATATCCAAGTGTCTAGAACTGTCAATGATTGCCAACAATTAGTCAGTCTTTCCACTGTGTCTTAAAATAGAGTGGTTTAGTGGATAGGCTTCTGACTTTTCTGCGAGAGCTACTATTGGGTTACTGTTTTTTAAGGTGGTTTATAGACCTGGGTACAAAAGGCAAATGGGGAAGGAATACTTCTGGTGTGATTCTTTACTTGTCTCTTACACTCTCATTTGAATCTCATATGGAAAGTTCATTAACAAAATATCTGCTACACACACCATCAGTCAGTGAATAATCCATTTTTCTTgcctcaataattaaaaaaaaaactttttttttttaaacagagcaagACAAAATGGGTGGAGGGCAGCGGGGAGGggggactgagagacactgaCCAACTACAGCACCAATGTAATGGAAGCTGGTTTGGAACTCAGAtcatatgcatgacaaagcagtgtgctatccaagggagctattttgctccCTACCCCCCCTTCCCACACACATACTCCCAATCATTTAACAGTGAAAATAATAGACAGGAGAAATGCTTGAAATTGTTTCCACACTACTGACTCCAAACTTGATCTAATTGTTTGAAATATAAGGGTGGTCTAttgaataaaaacaaagaggGGTGGGAAGTGTGGGTAGTAAGATGACACTAGAATTTTGTGTTTAAATAAAATAACCCTGAATTGGGGGGTTGGTTctaggagataactcacctggtagagtgggcACCTTATCACGTGAGTGGCCCTGGTTTTgagtccagcaccacatggaagggcTGTAAATTACACCGAGGAAGCTCCACTGACTGTGGAAcagcactgtggtctctctctctccctctcttctctcaattttcttgATAAGAAAATTGGCCTCGTAAGGTTGCTCAGCAGAGGTACCACATTGGGAAGCTCTGAGTTCATCTACCAGTGCCACaataagcaaataagtaaataaaccatGTAACAGCATTTTATATGAAAATGTTAATTTTCAATGCCTTGTTATATCTGTAAACAAATAGTAAGGGTGCTTACAAATCATATAGAGCCTCAGCAAATAAGATTAAGGGAGATGCATATGGAGGCATCTTTTAGAACTCAGATTTCCTTTTCAGACATTTCCAAATAATGTAAACTTGATTATGGAGTGGGGGGTTTTGAGCGGGAATTTGAGGAGCAGATCTGAATTAAAAACAGCCTCAGCAAATTATGTCAGATGCTTAGTACTTGCTGTGCTGTGCTTGAGGTTTGATGTGATTTCAGGGCTTGCTTCCTTGTGGAAATACTGGTACAAGAGTAACTTGGGGAGCTGGAGAGAAAGCTCACTGGATAGTGTGTGTGTCCTGCTGTGTGCATTGCACCAGTCTGAGTGATGGCACCACATGAGTGTCATGGCATCAGGGG is a genomic window containing:
- the OLAH gene encoding S-acyl fatty acid synthase thioesterase, medium chain, encoding MESLSLPESIEGPDFGGTARNEKVLNCLYQNPGAVFCLILLPLGGKRIHSLCQMGPEDSQFTGSMGAYVAFLTALRLKEKHQEEPMHLFVSSITPPHSKTRIFINEGLSEEEIIYHLTQLGGTPKDIIGDKDFLKHSFPKLKADIYIINKFIFEKPSEPVLSCDLTCFFGSEDKVQNLEAWKDLTSGSFDICKLPGNHFYLLEPSNETFIKNYISKCLELSMIANN